In Asanoa sp. WMMD1127, one genomic interval encodes:
- a CDS encoding TetR family transcriptional regulator has protein sequence MVTAALRRLEALTEALVGPVAAAPAGAAPIDLVTAALGSVGAIFDGRHDHSRRRQAIIDATPELQERELIKLATLATTLAAALRDRGIPEPAASLTSQAAMAVFRVAFERWVRDPGEPDLPAIIRASFADLRTLIAGPPAKAHT, from the coding sequence CTGGTCACGGCGGCTCTTCGGCGGCTCGAGGCCCTGACGGAGGCCCTGGTCGGCCCGGTCGCCGCCGCTCCCGCCGGCGCCGCGCCGATCGACCTGGTGACCGCGGCCCTCGGATCCGTGGGCGCGATCTTCGACGGCCGCCACGACCACTCCCGCCGGCGTCAGGCCATCATCGACGCGACCCCTGAGCTGCAGGAACGCGAGTTGATCAAGCTGGCGACGCTGGCCACGACGCTGGCGGCCGCCCTCCGCGACCGCGGCATCCCTGAACCGGCGGCCAGCCTGACGAGCCAGGCCGCGATGGCGGTGTTCCGGGTGGCCTTCGAGCGCTGGGTCCGCGACCCCGGCGAGCCGGACCTGCCGGCCATCATCCGCGCGTCGTTCGCCGACCTACGCACCTTGATCGCCGGCCCACCGGCAAAGGCCCACACCTGA